A single Calliopsis andreniformis isolate RMS-2024a unplaced genomic scaffold, iyCalAndr_principal scaffold0459, whole genome shotgun sequence DNA region contains:
- the LOC143187984 gene encoding uncharacterized protein LOC143187984 translates to MAILDISKTCLYKFHYDYMYPLHQRNCKIMYTDTDSLIYYIQCEDVYEMMKRDIHRFDTSDYPVDNVYGIPLVNKKVPDLTKDENSGSIMTEFIGLRAKMYALKVFGKKDVKNLKGVKNNVVAKTINFDDYKHFLHDAFEITRRQSCIRSKLHKVYTITELNIALSSYDDKRYVIADSNDTLPWGHYKITL, encoded by the coding sequence ATGGCCATTCTAGACATATCAAAAACATGTTTGTACAAATTCCACTACGATTATATGTATCCATTACACCAACGAAAttgtaaaattatgtataccgacacagacagtttaatttattatattcaatgTGAAGATGTTTATGAGATGATGAAACGTGATATCCATAGATTCGACACCAGCGATTATCCAGTAGACAATGTATATGGTATTCCGCTTGTCAATAAGAAAGTGCCTGATTTGACGAAAGATGAAAACAGTGGTTCAATAATGACTGAATTCATTGGACTTAGAGCAAAGATGTATGCTTTGAAAGTGTTTGGTAAAAAAGATGTGAAAAACTTGAAAGGTGTTAAAAACAATGTTGTAGCCAAAACGataaatttcgatgattatAAACATTTTTTACATGATGCATTTGAAATAACTCGTCGTCAGTCATGCATAAGGTCTAAATTGCATAAGGTATATACTAtaacagaattgaatattgctcTCAGTTCATATGATGATAAGCGATATGTTATAGCTGATTCAAATGATACACTACCTTGGGGACATTATAAAATAACATTATAA